One genomic segment of Solibacillus isronensis includes these proteins:
- the cysS gene encoding cysteine--tRNA ligase — MTIQIFNSLTRQKEPFIPLEEGKVKMYVCGPTVYNYIHIGNSRPVIVYDTVRRYLQYAGYEVKFVSNFTDVDDKIIKAANELGEETSVLTNRFIAAYFEDITALGCQKADAHPRVTEHMDDIIAFIKVLIDKGYAYESQGDVYYRTRKFNGYGKLSHQSIDDLKVGARIEAGEKKEDPLDFALWKAAKAGEIKWASPWGEGRPGWHIECSVMAREHLGDTIDIHAGGQDLTFPHHENEIAQSEAHNDKTFARYWMHNGYINIDNEKMSKSLGNFILVNDIRKQIDPQVLRFFMLSVHYRNPINFAQDLVEAAKSGLDRIRTSYTNVEHRLTSSASLGDNSEQWLEKISQIKVDFENAMNDDFNTANAVSALFELSHIANVYLNEANTDKEVLQAILTMFDTIGNVLGIHIKVEAGLLDEEIEALIEERNQARKDRDFARSDEIRDQLLGMDIVLEDTRQGTRWKRGQ; from the coding sequence ATGACGATTCAAATTTTCAATTCGTTGACAAGACAAAAAGAACCATTTATTCCGTTGGAGGAAGGTAAAGTAAAAATGTATGTATGCGGACCAACTGTATACAATTACATTCATATTGGAAATTCCCGCCCGGTAATCGTCTATGATACAGTACGCCGCTATTTACAATATGCAGGTTATGAAGTGAAATTCGTTTCGAACTTTACCGATGTAGATGACAAAATTATTAAAGCAGCGAATGAGTTAGGCGAAGAAACTTCTGTATTAACAAATCGTTTTATTGCTGCTTATTTTGAAGATATTACAGCACTGGGATGCCAAAAGGCGGATGCGCACCCTCGTGTAACAGAGCATATGGATGATATTATCGCGTTTATTAAAGTGCTGATCGACAAAGGCTATGCATATGAATCCCAAGGCGATGTTTATTACCGTACACGTAAATTTAATGGCTACGGAAAGTTAAGTCACCAATCAATTGATGATTTAAAAGTTGGAGCGCGTATTGAAGCGGGCGAGAAAAAAGAAGACCCATTGGATTTCGCGTTATGGAAAGCTGCAAAAGCAGGAGAAATTAAGTGGGCATCACCATGGGGAGAAGGACGTCCGGGATGGCATATTGAATGTTCTGTAATGGCACGTGAGCACTTAGGTGATACAATCGATATTCACGCAGGCGGACAGGATTTAACATTCCCTCACCACGAAAACGAAATTGCCCAATCCGAAGCGCATAATGATAAAACGTTTGCACGTTATTGGATGCATAATGGCTATATTAATATTGATAATGAAAAAATGTCGAAATCATTGGGTAACTTTATATTAGTGAATGATATCCGCAAGCAAATCGACCCGCAAGTGTTGCGTTTCTTTATGCTGTCAGTTCATTACCGTAACCCGATTAACTTCGCTCAGGATTTAGTGGAAGCAGCGAAAAGCGGTTTGGACCGTATTCGTACATCCTATACGAATGTCGAGCACCGTCTAACATCTTCGGCAAGTTTAGGGGATAACAGCGAGCAGTGGCTTGAAAAAATCAGTCAGATAAAAGTTGATTTCGAAAATGCGATGAACGATGACTTTAATACAGCAAATGCGGTTTCAGCATTATTTGAACTTTCCCATATCGCCAATGTGTATTTAAACGAAGCCAATACGGATAAAGAAGTATTACAGGCAATTTTAACGATGTTTGATACAATTGGAAATGTACTAGGTATTCATATAAAAGTAGAAGCAGGATTACTCGATGAAGAAATCGAGGCATTAATCGAAGAACGTAACCAAGCCCGTAAAGATCGTGATTTCGCTCGTTCAGATGAAATCCGCGACCAACTGCTGGGCATGGATATTGTTCTTGAGGATACTCGTCAAGGTACACGCTGGAAACGAGGTCAGTAA
- the gltX gene encoding glutamate--tRNA ligase, producing the protein MTKTVRVRYAPSPTGFLHIGGARTALFNYLYAKHHNGTFVVRIEDTDIERNVEGGEASQLDNLRWLGIMPDESIDIGGPYAPYRQMERLDIYKEHAEKMLENGQAYKCFCTSEELEASREKQKAQGVAAPAYDGKCRHLTAEEVAEKEAAGIPHTIRMRVPENVTYQFTDLVRGEVSFESKDIGDWVLVKANGIPTYNYAVVLDDHFMEITHVFRGEEHLSNTPKQMMIFDAFGWEYPQYGHMTLIVNEDRKKLSKRDESIIQFVTQYKDLGYLPEAMFNFFALLGWSPEGEEEIFSHDEFVKLFDEKRLSKSPSMFDKTKLTWMNNQYIKKMSHEEVVALALPHLQKAGLLPEELSEEQHAWASDLIALYHEQMSFGAEIVELSSLFFTEEIAYDEEANEVLTGETVPAVMASFKTQLEALESFDAASIKAAIKAVQKETGVKGKNLFMPIRVVTTGQTHGPELPNAIALIGKEKTIARVEKFAE; encoded by the coding sequence ATGACGAAAACAGTTCGCGTTCGTTATGCACCATCGCCAACAGGATTTTTACATATCGGTGGCGCACGTACAGCTTTATTCAACTATTTATATGCAAAACATCACAACGGTACTTTTGTAGTACGTATTGAAGATACAGATATTGAACGTAATGTAGAGGGTGGAGAAGCTTCTCAACTTGATAACTTACGCTGGTTAGGCATTATGCCGGATGAGTCAATTGATATCGGAGGTCCATATGCACCTTACCGTCAAATGGAGCGTCTTGATATTTATAAAGAGCATGCAGAAAAAATGCTGGAAAACGGACAAGCTTATAAATGTTTCTGTACTTCAGAAGAGCTTGAAGCATCACGCGAAAAACAAAAAGCACAAGGTGTTGCTGCACCTGCATATGATGGGAAATGCCGTCATTTAACAGCCGAGGAAGTTGCTGAAAAAGAAGCTGCTGGTATCCCGCACACAATTCGTATGCGTGTTCCTGAAAATGTTACGTATCAGTTCACTGACTTAGTTCGCGGTGAAGTATCGTTCGAATCAAAAGATATCGGCGACTGGGTACTTGTAAAAGCAAACGGTATCCCAACTTACAATTATGCGGTAGTGCTGGATGACCACTTTATGGAAATTACACATGTATTCCGTGGGGAAGAGCATTTATCAAATACTCCAAAACAAATGATGATTTTTGACGCATTCGGATGGGAATATCCGCAATATGGTCATATGACATTAATCGTAAATGAAGATCGTAAAAAATTATCAAAACGTGATGAGTCAATCATCCAGTTCGTTACACAATACAAGGACCTAGGCTACTTACCGGAAGCGATGTTTAACTTCTTTGCATTACTTGGCTGGTCACCTGAGGGAGAAGAAGAAATCTTCTCACATGACGAATTTGTAAAGCTGTTTGATGAAAAACGCTTGTCAAAATCACCATCAATGTTCGATAAAACAAAATTAACATGGATGAACAACCAATATATTAAAAAAATGTCTCATGAAGAGGTAGTTGCTTTAGCATTGCCACATTTACAAAAAGCAGGTTTACTTCCAGAAGAGTTATCGGAAGAGCAACATGCATGGGCTTCTGATTTAATCGCTCTTTACCATGAGCAAATGAGCTTCGGGGCAGAAATCGTAGAATTATCGAGCCTATTTTTCACAGAAGAAATTGCATATGATGAAGAAGCAAATGAAGTGTTAACTGGTGAAACTGTGCCGGCTGTTATGGCTTCATTTAAAACTCAATTAGAGGCTTTAGAATCTTTTGATGCCGCTTCAATTAAAGCAGCGATTAAAGCTGTGCAAAAAGAAACAGGCGTAAAAGGTAAGAATCTGTTTATGCCAATCCGCGTTGTGACAACTGGTCAAACACATGGTCCGGAATTGCCGAATGCCATCGCTTTAATCGGCAAGGAAAAAACAATTGCTCGTGTTGAAAAATTTGCAGAGTAA
- a CDS encoding acetate uptake transporter has translation MNTAKEVKISTADPSAIGLFGLAIVTFVASTQKLGWTDGLGLVIPWAIFLGGIAQFYASVLDSRHNNTFGTTAFGAYGLFWMGVGMSWFVQAGVFGATLQASADTTQLGVVYLGYLIFTLFMTIGAAETNKVLFAIFVMIDFLFIGLALSSFGIMEHGMHLLAAYSELIIALLSLYGAGANVLNKHFGFNFLPIGKPFGIFTREAFLKKEKTVKA, from the coding sequence TTGAATACTGCAAAAGAAGTAAAAATTTCTACTGCTGACCCGTCTGCAATTGGTTTGTTCGGTTTGGCGATTGTAACATTTGTTGCTTCCACTCAAAAATTAGGCTGGACAGATGGCTTAGGTTTGGTTATTCCTTGGGCAATATTTTTAGGAGGTATTGCACAATTTTATGCATCAGTATTAGATTCAAGGCATAATAATACATTCGGTACGACGGCATTCGGCGCATATGGTTTGTTCTGGATGGGTGTAGGCATGAGCTGGTTCGTTCAAGCCGGTGTATTTGGTGCAACATTACAGGCGTCTGCTGATACAACTCAGCTCGGTGTTGTGTATTTAGGTTATTTAATCTTTACCCTATTTATGACGATTGGTGCAGCTGAAACAAATAAAGTTCTATTCGCCATCTTCGTAATGATCGACTTCTTATTTATCGGCCTGGCATTAAGCTCATTTGGAATTATGGAGCACGGCATGCATTTACTTGCAGCCTACTCTGAGTTAATCATTGCTCTGTTATCACTTTACGGTGCGGGTGCTAATGTATTGAACAAGCATTTCGGCTTCAACTTCCTGCCGATTGGAAAGCCTTTTGGCATTTTCACAAGAGAAGCATTTTTAAAGAAGGAAAAAACAGTAAAAGCATAA
- the ispF gene encoding 2-C-methyl-D-erythritol 2,4-cyclodiphosphate synthase, translated as MFRIGQGFDVHEFAEGRPLILGGITIPHERGLVGHSDADVLLHTVTDAALGAIGEGDIGRHFPDTDPEWKDADSAKLLEYIWKMVEERGYKLGNVDCTIMAQRPKMAPYISQMQNRIAQLLNAEPSQVNVKATTTEKLGFVGREEGIAAMATILLVKA; from the coding sequence ATGTTTCGAATTGGACAAGGATTTGACGTTCATGAATTTGCAGAAGGACGTCCATTAATTTTAGGTGGTATTACAATACCGCATGAGCGCGGCTTAGTAGGTCATTCGGATGCCGATGTACTTTTACATACAGTGACAGACGCGGCATTAGGTGCAATTGGAGAAGGGGATATTGGCCGTCACTTCCCTGATACAGATCCGGAGTGGAAAGATGCAGATTCAGCGAAGTTACTTGAATATATTTGGAAGATGGTAGAAGAACGTGGATATAAATTAGGCAATGTGGATTGTACAATTATGGCACAGCGTCCGAAAATGGCTCCATATATCTCACAAATGCAAAACCGTATCGCACAATTACTGAATGCGGAACCTTCGCAAGTAAATGTAAAAGCGACAACAACGGAGAAGTTAGGTTTTGTTGGCCGTGAAGAAGGAATTGCAGCAATGGCAACGATTCTTTTAGTAAAAGCTTAA
- the radA gene encoding DNA repair protein RadA yields the protein MAKKKSKFMCSSCGYEAAKWMGRCPGCGEWNTMNEEVEVITKGPRGAFQHSTTATKATPIIHVEVQEETRIATEMNEFNRVLGGGIVPGSLVLIGGDPGIGKSTLLLQVSALLSNQGKRVLYISGEESVRQTKLRAERLGVHTPELYIYSETNLEFLNQTIDEVQPKFVIVDSIQTVHHPEITSAPGSVSQVRECTAELMRIAKTKNIAIFLVGHVTKEGQIAGPRILEHMVDTVLYFEGERHHNHRILRSQKNRFGSTNEIAIFEMLHGGLKEVLNPSELFLQERSQGAPGSTIVASMEGTRPILVEIQSLVTPTSFNYPKRMATGVDQNRVQLLMAVLEKRMGMMLQAQDAYIKVAGGVKLDEPAIDLAVLTSIVSSFKDQTVRPTDCFIGEVGLTGEVRRVSRIEQRVQEAAKLGFKRAFIPASNIGGWEFPPDIQVVGVETISDALRESFQNL from the coding sequence ATGGCAAAAAAGAAGTCTAAATTTATGTGCAGCAGCTGTGGCTATGAGGCGGCAAAATGGATGGGGCGCTGTCCTGGCTGTGGTGAATGGAATACGATGAATGAAGAAGTCGAAGTCATCACAAAAGGTCCGCGTGGTGCGTTCCAGCATTCTACAACAGCTACAAAGGCAACACCTATTATTCATGTGGAGGTACAGGAAGAAACACGTATCGCCACAGAAATGAATGAGTTCAACCGTGTACTCGGAGGCGGTATCGTACCAGGTTCACTTGTATTGATAGGCGGTGATCCAGGTATCGGAAAATCGACTTTATTACTGCAAGTATCAGCGCTTCTTTCCAATCAGGGAAAACGTGTTTTATATATTTCCGGTGAAGAATCTGTACGTCAGACGAAGCTGCGTGCTGAACGATTAGGTGTACATACGCCGGAGCTTTATATTTACTCGGAAACGAATCTGGAGTTTTTAAATCAGACAATTGATGAAGTACAACCGAAATTTGTTATTGTCGATTCGATTCAAACGGTACACCACCCGGAAATAACAAGTGCACCGGGCAGTGTGTCGCAAGTACGTGAATGTACAGCGGAACTGATGCGCATTGCAAAAACAAAAAATATTGCTATCTTCCTTGTTGGTCATGTTACAAAAGAAGGTCAGATTGCCGGACCGCGTATTTTAGAACATATGGTAGACACGGTGCTTTACTTTGAAGGGGAACGCCACCATAACCACCGAATTTTACGAAGCCAGAAAAACCGTTTTGGTTCTACAAATGAAATTGCGATTTTTGAAATGCTTCATGGAGGGTTAAAGGAAGTATTGAATCCCTCTGAGCTGTTTTTACAGGAACGCTCGCAAGGTGCCCCTGGCTCAACGATCGTTGCATCGATGGAAGGGACACGTCCGATTTTGGTAGAAATCCAGTCTCTTGTTACACCAACGAGTTTCAATTATCCGAAGCGTATGGCAACAGGGGTTGATCAAAACCGTGTCCAGCTTTTAATGGCGGTATTGGAAAAACGCATGGGCATGATGCTTCAGGCACAGGATGCGTATATTAAAGTTGCGGGTGGCGTGAAATTGGATGAGCCGGCAATTGATTTAGCTGTATTAACAAGTATTGTTTCAAGCTTTAAAGACCAGACAGTACGTCCGACAGACTGCTTTATCGGGGAAGTAGGGTTAACTGGTGAAGTACGCCGCGTTTCGAGAATTGAACAGCGTGTACAGGAAGCAGCAAAGTTAGGATTTAAACGCGCCTTTATTCCAGCTTCTAATATTGGTGGGTGGGAATTCCCGCCGGACATTCAAGTCGTTGGCGTCGAAACAATCAGTGATGCACTGCGGGAATCTTTCCAAAATTTATAG
- a CDS encoding PIN/TRAM domain-containing protein, with protein MLKKIIQVAFLFIGGALGLIFLPPLYAFMNLSSNPWLNNPYFSVAIGAALLFVLSFALSDYFVKLITWLEEVLFKLPAADLLFGTLGLIVGLCVATLVGVAINQMNIPVITAVVPAILSIVLGYLGFRLGFSKRDELLQIFSGKSTKKRQSDGSVKEVQEQYKLLDTSVIIDGRIADISTTGFVEGILVVPQFVLTELQHIADSSDTLKRTRGRRGLDILKRLQDERASKVLITEVDFDDVSEVDLKLVRLAKNMSAQILTNDFNLNKVCELHRVQVLNINDLANAVKPVVIPGEDMQVVVIKDGKEHNQGVAYLDDGTMIVVEGGRSYIGQAITVTVTSVLQTSAGRMIFAKPKED; from the coding sequence ATGTTGAAGAAAATAATTCAAGTAGCATTTTTATTTATCGGTGGAGCATTAGGCCTTATTTTCTTACCGCCCTTATATGCATTCATGAACTTATCATCCAATCCTTGGCTTAATAATCCATACTTCAGTGTTGCGATAGGTGCTGCTTTATTATTCGTTTTATCGTTTGCATTATCTGATTACTTTGTAAAATTAATTACTTGGTTAGAGGAAGTATTATTCAAATTGCCTGCAGCAGATTTACTGTTTGGTACACTCGGTTTAATCGTAGGACTATGTGTAGCAACATTGGTCGGGGTCGCAATCAATCAAATGAACATTCCCGTTATTACCGCTGTTGTTCCTGCTATTTTATCCATTGTTCTGGGCTATCTCGGTTTCCGGTTAGGTTTCAGTAAACGGGATGAGCTATTGCAGATCTTTTCCGGGAAATCCACGAAAAAGCGTCAAAGTGACGGATCTGTCAAGGAAGTTCAGGAGCAGTATAAATTACTTGATACGAGTGTCATCATTGATGGGCGTATTGCCGATATTTCAACAACAGGTTTTGTTGAAGGGATTTTAGTCGTACCTCAGTTTGTATTAACAGAACTCCAGCATATTGCGGATTCATCTGATACATTGAAGCGTACGCGTGGTCGCAGAGGTCTCGATATTTTAAAACGTCTTCAGGACGAACGTGCTTCGAAGGTACTTATTACGGAAGTTGATTTTGATGATGTGTCCGAAGTGGACTTAAAGCTGGTTCGCTTAGCAAAAAACATGAGTGCTCAAATATTGACGAATGATTTCAACTTAAATAAAGTTTGTGAACTGCACCGTGTACAAGTATTGAATATTAATGATTTGGCAAATGCGGTGAAACCGGTCGTTATTCCGGGTGAAGATATGCAAGTCGTTGTCATTAAAGACGGGAAAGAACACAATCAAGGTGTCGCCTATTTAGATGACGGAACAATGATTGTAGTAGAAGGTGGCCGAAGCTATATTGGCCAGGCGATTACTGTTACGGTAACGAGCGTACTTCAAACGTCGGCAGGGCGAATGATTTTTGCCAAGCCAAAAGAGGATTAG
- the ispD gene encoding 2-C-methyl-D-erythritol 4-phosphate cytidylyltransferase yields MRYEVVLPAAGSGKRMGAGQNKLFLNLADKPILVHTLLVFEQDENCTGIWLAVKDEERPFIQSLIKKYNIAKVKGMPTGGEERQHSVHACIKEMSAVDVVLVHDAARPFITISKIAELAKVAYEKGAAIAGVRAKDTMKVVHNGLIKETVDRDSLWMVQTPQAFRYDLLAEAEDEAEKADFLGTDEAMLVERLGHDIHIVECSYENVKMTTQEDLIFGEAILKQRK; encoded by the coding sequence TTGCGTTATGAAGTTGTTTTACCGGCAGCAGGAAGCGGAAAGCGCATGGGTGCCGGGCAAAATAAATTATTTTTAAACTTAGCGGATAAACCGATTTTAGTTCATACACTTCTTGTTTTTGAACAAGATGAAAACTGTACGGGTATTTGGCTTGCCGTAAAAGATGAGGAACGTCCATTTATCCAGTCGCTCATCAAAAAGTATAATATTGCAAAAGTAAAAGGTATGCCTACAGGTGGTGAGGAACGCCAACACTCAGTGCATGCATGCATTAAAGAAATGAGTGCAGTGGATGTTGTCCTTGTTCATGACGCTGCAAGACCTTTTATTACGATTTCAAAGATTGCCGAACTTGCAAAAGTCGCTTATGAAAAAGGAGCGGCTATTGCAGGGGTTCGTGCAAAGGATACAATGAAGGTCGTCCATAACGGCCTAATTAAAGAAACTGTTGACCGCGATTCTTTATGGATGGTTCAAACACCGCAAGCGTTCCGTTACGATTTATTGGCAGAAGCTGAAGACGAAGCCGAAAAGGCAGATTTTTTAGGAACGGATGAAGCAATGCTTGTGGAACGTTTAGGACATGATATTCATATCGTGGAATGCAGTTATGAAAATGTAAAAATGACAACGCAGGAAGATCTGATTTTTGGGGAAGCTATTTTAAAACAACGAAAATAG
- a CDS encoding Mini-ribonuclease 3 → MQNLTPHDVIQLNALALAYMGDAVLEQRIREHLILSGRAKPNTLHKEATKYVSAKSQSNIVHRMIDENYLTEEEQAVFRRGRNAKSGSVPKNTDVRTYRNSSGFEAVLGFLFLSKEHHRANEIIDYAIEIVEQAKGV, encoded by the coding sequence ATGCAAAATTTAACACCACATGATGTCATACAGCTAAATGCACTGGCGCTCGCTTATATGGGCGACGCCGTGCTTGAGCAAAGAATTCGGGAACATTTAATATTGTCGGGCCGTGCAAAGCCTAACACATTGCATAAAGAAGCGACGAAATACGTTTCGGCCAAGTCCCAGTCCAATATTGTACATCGCATGATTGATGAGAATTATTTAACAGAAGAAGAGCAAGCTGTTTTCCGTAGAGGACGCAATGCCAAATCAGGATCTGTTCCGAAAAATACAGATGTCCGAACATATCGTAATAGCTCTGGATTTGAAGCGGTTTTAGGCTTCTTATTCCTTAGCAAAGAACATCATCGCGCAAATGAAATAATCGATTACGCAATCGAAATTGTCGAACAGGCAAAAGGAGTGTAA